The sequence TACAAGTGGGCCACGGATCTCGATGCGAAGGGCGCTGGCGCCTTTGGCGGCAGTGGCCGGCCCAAGGCCAACCCGGATGAACTGGCCAAGCTGCAGCGCGAGAACGAGCGGCTGCGCCAAGAGAACGAGATCCTAAAAAAAGCGGCGGCGTACTTTGCGCGGGAGCTACCGTGAAGTACGCCTGGATCCGAGATCAGCGGGGTTACCGGGTGCGTTGGCTCTGCCATGCGTTGGGCGTGTCGCCCAGCGGCTATTACGCGTGGTGCGCTCGCCGTCCGGGGCCACGCGCACAGGAGAATGCCCGGCTATTGCAGCGGATCGAGCAGTTGCACGCACAAACCCGCCAGGCGTATGGCAGCGAGCGCCTGTGGCGCGCGTTGCGTCAGCAAGGTGAGACATGCGGCCGGCATCGGGTGCGGCGCCTGCGGCAGGCACATGCGATCCGCACCAAACGGCGACAACGCTATCTGCGCACGCGCAGCACATACCAGCGTGCGGCGGTAGCGCCTAACCGGCTGGCATGGCCGTTCGTCAGTCCGGGGCCAGATCGGGTGTGGGTGGCGGACATCACCTTCATCCCGACCCGGATGGGCTGGTTGTACCTGGCGGCAGTTCTAGACATGCACAGCCGGCAGATCGCGGGCTGGGCGATGGGCCAGCGGGCCGATCAGGCGTTGGCCAGCGCTGCGCTGGCCATGGCGCTGCACCGCCGACGGCCAGCGCAGGGCGCAATCCACCATAGTGACCAGGGCACGCAATACACCAGCGGTGCATATCAGCGGCAGTTGCAAGAAGCTGGGCTGGTCGCAAGCATGAGCCGCAAGGGCATGCCTTACGACAATGCGGTGATGGAGAGCTTCTTCAGTTCGCTCAAACAGGAACTGACGCACCACGAGCGCTTCGCCAGTCTCGACGAAGCGCGCGGGAAAGTGTTCGAGTACATCGAAGTGTTCTACAACCGGCAGCGGTTGCACAGTGCGCTGGGCTATCGCTCGCCGGCCGAGTTCGAGAAGATGGCTGTTGTTCCCTAATTAACCTGTCCGAGAAATCGGGGGTGGCTCAGGGTTACTTATCAGTTGGCGGCACTTGGCTTGCGTGACCGATAAGTGAGCTTGACGCCGGCGAAGCAGCAGGTCCTTACTTCGAGCGTCTCATGAAAGACAGCGTGGCTGGGCCTCTGCTGCTGCCATGAATAATGGCAGATTACGGTTTTATCGTTCTTATGATTGAATTAGAAAGTCAACGTTTCTTCGGTATCTGCATAGACCAGCACGACCTTTTCGCCTGCATACGGTAAGGCGACCTCAGGTGACGATGGCTCAGTCTTGGAAAATTCAACTTTCGCCATGGTGTCACATTTATCACTGATGCTGCATCTGCGAATGGCAATGCGCAATACGCCGTGGTCGTTTGCGAAATCCACACCGGGAGAATAAAAGAGGCTTTCTGCAGGCATGTGGTAGCTAATTCGGATTGCATTGCCCTCTGCTTTTTCGATCTTGACGGGCTGAACATCTTTCTTCTTGTAATCAGAGCGTATCTTTCCTCCTGTACATGCAGTCAAAGTTGATATCGCAAATAATCCCGCAGCAAGAGTAAGCCTGATTTTCAAATTCACATCAATACCTATCTGTAAATTCGCCAAAATAACTTGGCGCCTACTCCCCAATGTCCTGTGGAGCTCGGTGCACTATAAGCTTGCTTAGGTGGATTCCGTCTGCAGAATGAAATCCGACCATCCATGTAACCGGTACAGGTGGCGCGGCCACCGAGGGCTGCGCTTCTTTCATGATGGAGGGAAGCTTGCAAGCAACTGACGCCTTGTAACCTGCCCCCGAAGAGCTAAGTGCCTTGCATTGGAAGCCGAGGTTCTCAAGATTCTTTTGCGCGGCTGTGAGAGGCGAGCCGATCGGATTATCCGCTTCAAGCTGCTGCCTTGCTTCAGTGGAAGACTGTTGAGTATTAAACACGAGCCGTGAGTCTTGCTGCATGGCAGAGCACCCCGATATGAAAAAGAGGCTAGCAGCTACCAGTGGTGCTAGAGGACTACGGTTGGCTTGAGGATCGTTTTGCATGATTTGACAGCTCCACCGCAATCACACGGATGGTCATCCATGTGGATGTCGGTTGCAAGTATGCTCCCATAAGGTAGTGGAGCTATGACGTAACAGAGTCCGGTTTAACTTGATCTCGTTTCATCGCAGTCTGTGCGTCGGTTGCTGCCACATCTTTCGCTTTGCTCTTCAATGCCATCTCGAGCAAATATTCATAGGTCTGAAGCTTACCCCTAGCAGATGTGCCACCCAGCAGATCATCCAGAAGAACAGCAGGAAAATACCCACCATTGCTGTCAATGGGGACATTGCTAAAGGATTGCCACCTGCGCGCAGAACCAGAAAGAGCGACACCGCAACCGGTAGAAGTCCTAGCTTGTCGATGCTTCCAGCCAATAGAGCAATGCGGCCCGCACGGCGCATATGACTGTAGCGGGCGTGATCTAGCATGACTTGCAGGGTTGCTGCCGGATGCCCTTGCAGCCAAGTCACCTCCTGCAGAAATTGCTCTAGCTGATGATCAGTGCGCATTGCTTGATCTAATGTCCATCTACGTAGATCGCTCACAATCCCATAGATGCCAAGCAGCATCAGGACGCCCAATGCCACTAATGCGACCCGGAGGCCGGCGGTTGCGACCTTCACTAGCAACTGAGGCGGAACGCTCGTGAAGCTGAGGAATGATGCAATCAGCGTCGAAGCGATTGCCAACACCATAACGATGGCGGCGCCGCGCATGAGGCGGCTTGGGCTGGCGGTATCTGCTGGAAACTCCGGTAGTGCGCTGAGGCGTTCTTCTAAAGCCTTAAAGGTCAAGGGCAAGATTGGTGCTACGTCGCTACTTTCCATGAAACCTGCCATCAGTTGAGTGATACGGCGAGATTAGATCTGTCTGGTCTACACGGCCAGGTGGAAGCGCTGGGACAGTACGAAATTTTTCTTCTAATGCGCTCGGTGCGTAGCGGGTCTGTGATCTCCAATA comes from Xanthomonas vesicatoria ATCC 35937 and encodes:
- a CDS encoding transposase, translated to MQKRQRFTAEFKREAVRLLKAGDRPAAMIARGLAIPRNRLYKWATDLDAKGAGAFGGSGRPKANPDELAKLQRENERLRQENEILKKAAAYFARELP
- a CDS encoding IS3 family transposase encodes the protein MKYAWIRDQRGYRVRWLCHALGVSPSGYYAWCARRPGPRAQENARLLQRIEQLHAQTRQAYGSERLWRALRQQGETCGRHRVRRLRQAHAIRTKRRQRYLRTRSTYQRAAVAPNRLAWPFVSPGPDRVWVADITFIPTRMGWLYLAAVLDMHSRQIAGWAMGQRADQALASAALAMALHRRRPAQGAIHHSDQGTQYTSGAYQRQLQEAGLVASMSRKGMPYDNAVMESFFSSLKQELTHHERFASLDEARGKVFEYIEVFYNRQRLHSALGYRSPAEFEKMAVVP